DNA sequence from the Lentisphaera araneosa HTCC2155 genome:
TTCTTCATGTGATCTCGAGTTACTAGCGCCAAATTTACCGTCATAACAGGGTCTGAAAAACGTACTTCATTTAACAAATCACGAGCGAAGCCAAGCCCGACATGGCGATATCGATTGAGCCGTTTTTCAACAATTCAGCCATATTGTTTCTATCAAAAGGAATGAACTCAATTTTACATTTAAGGTTTCTCGCAAGTTCATGAGCGTACTGAATATCAAAACCCTGAACTTCTCCAGCCTTATTTAAGTAGGTGAATGGTAAATTTGCTTTACGATAACCAATTCGAAGGTAACCACGCTTCATCACCCTAGCTTTAAGATTTTCATCCAAATCAGCATCTAACTTGGGCACTTCAAAATGCACTTTATTTTCAACGGGAGTATGTACCTTTAAGCGACTTAAGACTTCACGTTTATTATCAACATTTTTAATTGTCGCTGAAAAATAAAAATTCATCGAAATAAAGGCAAGTAATGTTATACACATTGAAGGAATATTGGCTTTCAATAGTTGAATTAAAGTGATTTTGAATCCTTCGGTCATAAAACGTATTGAAACGAGAGTCAATGTCACTAAATGCATCGAAGCTAGAAGTATACCAAAACGCGAATTTATAATTCCCGATAACATAAATAACTGATACATATCTTCTGGTATTTCATAACTATTAAGTAAAAAAGGTATAGATAAACTTGATGAGCCAAAACTACTTAACAAACCAGAAACTGCAAAAGAAGGATAGCTTGAAAAGGGTACTTCAGTATTAACAAACCAACCCGCAAATAAAACAAATAATAGACCCATGACTTTAGCTAAATTAGGAAAGTTAAATGAAATGGGTATAATTACATCTGCAAGCTCTTCGTTTGTTTCATTTAGTCGCCCATTCATTTCCATTATTTTTTTCGAACTTTCAGCAAGCATTGGTAAAACAATAAATAAATTATTTAGAGTAAAAGCTGCTATTAGAGGATCTTTCACACATTCAATCACATCTTTATATTTGTAACCAGTAATCGCACTAATAAGTGCAGGTAAAACCACAAAAGTTAACAACAAACAACAAACAACATAAGTAATTATATAAACTTGTAAGCGCTGGAGTTCATCAGGAGAAATAGTCCCTGCAGCATTCGCGGTAATCGCAAAAACACCTATCGGCGATAAACTCACAAGCTTTTTAGTGATTTTCGAGATCGCCTCATTGAGAGTAATTAAATTATTCATTAAATGCTTTTTGGGCTCAATAGTGATCAATGCAATCCCTACTGCCATACTAAAAATAACTACTGCTGGAACAGCAGAATTTGCTAATGAACTAAAAGGATTTGAAGGTATATACAAATCATAGTAATTCACTTCCATAGGCATAGCGACCGAACTAGCTTGGAAGAAATTGGCATTCTTCAGTTCAGGAAAAACAAAGGGTACACATAGCAGCATGGCTAATGTAATGGCCCACAGAGATAAAATGACCACTCCACCGCGAACGGCAAGGTTTTTCGCTTGTTCAAGCGATAAACCACCCAAACCTTTAATCATCGATATGGTGATATAAGGCAGGATAGTCATCTGCATAATTTTAATAAAGGCGTAACCTACGTGAGACATCCACGCACATTTCTCACCAAAAAATAAACCCACAACCACACCCAAGCCAAGACCGATTAAGATCTTGGTGGATAAGGTCATTTTTTTCTTTTTCTCCAATGAAGT
Encoded proteins:
- a CDS encoding cation:dicarboxylate symporter family transporter codes for the protein MEKKKKMTLSTKILIGLGLGVVVGLFFGEKCAWMSHVGYAFIKIMQMTILPYITISMIKGLGGLSLEQAKNLAVRGGVVILSLWAITLAMLLCVPFVFPELKNANFFQASSVAMPMEVNYYDLYIPSNPFSSLANSAVPAVVIFSMAVGIALITIEPKKHLMNNLITLNEAISKITKKLVSLSPIGVFAITANAAGTISPDELQRLQVYIITYVVCCLLLTFVVLPALISAITGYKYKDVIECVKDPLIAAFTLNNLFIVLPMLAESSKKIMEMNGRLNETNEELADVIIPISFNFPNLAKVMGLLFVLFAGWFVNTEVPFSSYPSFAVSGLLSSFGSSSLSIPFLLNSYEIPEDMYQLFMLSGIINSRFGILLASMHLVTLTLVSIRFMTEGFKITLIQLLKANIPSMCITLLAFISMNFYFSATIKNVDNKREVLSRLKVHTPVENKVHFEVPKLDADLDENLKARVMKRGYLRIGYRKANLPFTYLNKAGEVQGFDIQYAHELARNLKCKIEFIPFDRNNMAELLKNGSIDIAMSGLASLVIC